A genomic window from Triticum urartu cultivar G1812 chromosome 7, Tu2.1, whole genome shotgun sequence includes:
- the LOC125519431 gene encoding NEP1-interacting protein-like 1 encodes SGVDAASSNPRCRFDEAWRACGRSGAAAVAAAWWALGALLTLVFAVVGSVVGFFIGACMGMSTESGMLRGAGVGALSGGVFCTEAVESCIEIWRSNESGKYSILFVLDIISSLFSGRIVWEKVSPALQRAVQSQMSSLSTPFIDNSDLFETSGTDGMSRDLIDKIPAIRFSTATGSDQETDESCCCSVCLQDFASRQYVRALPQCRHIFHVPCIDNWLQRNASCPLCRCGVHIVDHMHM; translated from the exons tctggCGTGGATGCGGCTTCTTCGAATCCTCGCTGCCGCTTCGATGAGGCGTGGAGAGCATGCGGGAGGTCCGGCGCCGCGGCTGTGGCGGCGGCCTGGTGGGCTCTCGGCGCGCTGCTCACCTTGGTCTTCGCCGTCG TGGGTTCGGTAGTTGGGTTCTTCATTGGTGCCTGCATGGGGATGTCCACCGAAAGTGGCATGCTCCGGGGTGCCGGTGTGGGAGCACTCTCCGGCGGGGTCTTCTGCACCGAGGCCGTTGAATCCTGCATCGAGATTTGGAGATCCAATGAATCCGGAAAATATAGCATTCTGTTTGTG CTTGACATCATCTCTAGCCTCTTCAGTGGACGAATTGTTTGGGAGAAGGTCAGCCCGGCACTGCAGCGTGCAGTGCAAAgccag ATGAGTTCACTGAGTACACCATTCATCGACAACAGTGACCTTTTCGAGACCAGCGGTACGGATGGCATGTCAAGAGATCTGATCGACAAGATCCCAGCGATCAGGTTCAGCACCGCAACCGGTTCTGATCAGGAAACTGATGAGAGCTGCTGCTGTTCAGTGTGCCTTCAG GATTTCGCGTCGCGGCAATATGTGAGAGCTTTGCCTCAGTGCCGGCACATTTTCCATGTGCCATGCATCGACAACTGGCTTCAGAGAAACGCGTCCTGCCCACTGTGCAGGTGTGGTGTTCATATAGTAGACCATATGCATATGTAA